TTGGGGGGAGACAGTTTCCGGCTTGCATGCCAAAATGGAACTGGATTATGTAGTAGTACATTCCTGCTGTCTAAACTCTACAGGGATTAATATGTGTTTTGTAACTAGAAGCTgataggtttggggtttttttcttcaaGGGATAGAAGTGGGACAAGTTATCTTGTAGCGATTTTTCAACCTAGATAACTTTGAAGTGTTTTATTTTTGACTCTGTGGTGGAAAATACAAGTGAAACCTGTTGTGTAGTCCATGCCCTCTGTATGTTCCCCATGCATGTAGGTATTCTACCATGTTATTGCACACCCAGAGACCACCCTTGGCATTCCTTGTATAAAATCTTCACTTGTAcgcttctgtttcattgacttgTCTGGGTTTTGTTGTTACCACAGAACAGCCTCATTCTCTTAAAGCCAGCGATTGCATTTCTACAATGCGCGCCATGGTGGGTTCAGTGTATCTGAGGGATAACAGAAAGCCTGTtagcaccatctctctctctcaccccccttgccctctcctctccccttaaGTCACTTAGCTGTTCTAGAAAGTGGAGAAAGCTTATAAGTGGCAATGCTCTTAAGAACTGGCTCAGTTTCCACAAAGTAGAAATAACGTGCCATAATTTTTAGGAGATGGGGAAGCTGAACCTATAATTTTTCTTGGCCATGCAATACTCAGTATTATATTGGAAACAAGAGGGAGATTTATGCTTCCAAGAGCAACTTCACACTGGCTGCTTTCCCTTAGTTTAAAAATCATACCCAAGTAAAAGATTTGAATCTCCAGATACAAAAGAACTCAAGGCACCAAATAATTACGGTGCCTTTTTTTCCCTAGACAAGCTAGGTATCTGAATCCCTCAGATGAAAGATTAGCTGTATCAGTAGCAAACTAAAACAAATCTAGAAAATTTCTAGCAAGAAGCAAGACTTCAAACTACTGGGGCTCTCTGTGAGAAATACCATTGGTGGGATTCTGCTAACCTGCCACAGCTGTGGAAGCCCAGCACAAGGACTTTCAGAGTTTAGCGTTTACCTGCACCTCAAACAtaaggagagtctgctggatcaggccaatgacccatttagTCTAGTATCATTTCCCCAATAGGGAGGGGGCCTATCCACCCATTACCCCGAGGCAGTTCCCATGGACAGCAGATCCGGAAAGGAAGGTGAAGGGATCCTCATGAACCTTTGCTGCTCCTGTGTCTGCAAAtatgtgctgctgctgtcatCCCAGTCGCCCCCTGAGGGGGAACGGTCCCTCTGCTACCTCAGAACAGGAGCTCCTCTGAAGGCCAAGAAGCACGTCACTCGCTGCCTCCTGAGTTTGTCACCTGTGGCTGCTGCCTGGAAATAGCAAGgccactgctgtcaccatctgctccTCTCCaacctcctttcccccttctcagcacctttagcacGCTCAAGCTTCCCTGGGCCACCTCTGGTTGCCTCCAGTGGTGGCAAAGGTGGGGGACATGTGCACCATTATGTTTTGCCTCAAGTGATTAAAAAGCCTGGGGCTGGCATTGCTGCATGTGTAaatacttctctctcttttttgggaagACATTTCTGAGGTATTCTTCCAGCCAAAGCCAGACCACCTCAAGTGAGCCGTTGGAGCAGTGGTTTTCAGTCAGTGTGCTGTAGCACCCTAGGGTGCTTTGAATGATGGtcggggtgctgtgggcaacactggcctctgccccccccttagaatccctcccttctctgatgccctcttgcgtctctgcctcccaaaggcatccatagctgtttgttgcagaaCACCTGGCTACAAGCTCAGCAGGCAAAcggtgcctctggagctggccagggggtgcttcccaggcccctgtgggatagtgtgaggaggcacctttcTTTGGGGTAGGGacggcagctcagagaccaggggcagcagctgcggcTGCTCGGAGGATTCCCAAGGAGAGGgtagaggagaggaggctgagggtatACTCCacaagggtgttcaaaaaggggtgaggggctaccagctctgcaggcaaggggtgacataactgggctcctgagccccacaagggtgccacaagaaagaatgcagttggtcaagggagccatggactcaaaagaggttgaaaacctctgctttagagGGATATGCCTAAGGGAGCCTTGGGAAAATGGCAttcatcttccttttttttaaaaaaaagacaaataagAGAATGTACCAGGCTAACGTAACAACTATGAATGTCCAGATTAAATTTGGTGTGCACAAAGTCAATCAAAGGAAGGCAAGATATCTGAAaagccttctctccttccccttccacccTGCTGCTTCCCATCTCATAACTGAACACAGCCTTCTCTGGCATTTTATCAATAAGAGAAGGGCTTATATGCCAAAAATATCAACCTTTGCCATGGACTTTAGTTACACCCTTTTCATAATCTGTTTACAAAAAGGGATGTGTGTATTGGTGCTAAAGTAGTACAGCCAGGAGTAACTAgcacaaaaaaaatgcaaataaaaattaatcagCAGATTTTTCAAACatatatacataattttatttgtatggcacctttccatagttaaaactatgctcATGGCAGCttacaaaatgaaaaatacataattataacattaaaagtagtcataaacaataaaacatcaaaaagtacacaaccacaTTAAAAAACCCATATAAATCATAACATCAacatgaaaaatacaaaaaaagagtaACAGCAAGAACCCCCCCACCTCAGTCAGTAGAGCCCcaaagtctgttcagcagcctcagcttttgtagctgaagTCAGTCAGGGCCCAGGTCCTCCCAGGCCAAGTGGGACAAGGCTTGCAGGGCAGGGAACAGCTctcccaggactcacagccaagatgggaATTAGCTGTCTGCTCACAAAGGAATTGTTGTAAGATACTACAAATTACTAAAGTGTCTTTGGCTTGCCATTATAAAGCAAGTAGGAAAAGGTGATACACCCCTGCCAAACTGAAGTTTAAATCCCACATACGTTttgtataaaatgaaataaatattcttCACACACCATACCATCAACAGCCCCACAAACAGGGATTTTCCTGGTTTATATATTCTACAAGGCGCAGTGCATGGTTCACCCAGCACATGGGTGTGTTTCTTAGTCTGGGCTCTGGCTGAAGTAAGATGACGCAACCATGctaaaacatatattaaaaaaaggtataaaatTCAAGGCTTTGAGTCAGCTGGCAAATGGAGGAACAGGCTTAGATACTGGTTCCAAAATGAAGCATTTCTTCTTTTGTTTACAATGAAGTATTTGAATTCAGCCttcgctatatatatatatttaatgtaaaGATTTAATGTGTAAGAAGAGAAATATCAAAGTCTGTTTTACAGATTCAGTAAAAACAATCATATTGTTCCCCTTCTGAAAAAGGTAACTGCAAGTCACCATTCTTCCATTAATTGATGTATGGTGACACGTTTATAATTtctctacatgaaaccactgggaaGGTCAAGCAGAGAGTCTTGACTGTAGTGTCTTATCAGGATAGGGTTGCATTCCTCTCAAGGGGCAAGGTTACAGCTTGGTGGTTCTCTTGGGACTCTGTGGAAGAGCCAGTTCTGCAGCAGCTTGAATCCTATCTGGAGAGGTTTACGAGCCAAAACAACCAGGCCAACCACAAGAACTGGCCAaagcttttttcaaaaaagcagATACCTGTCCCCACCTCTAAGCAAAGCACTCCTGGTCCCTCAGAATTACTAGGCAATAGCAGGTGTGCTTTGCTGGAAATGTAGCAGGAGGCTGCAATGCACAGGCTTCTTCCACCTGCTATGCTCTCTTCCTTTCCAATCCTataaaaattttttatttattcattctgcATAGTCCACTGTTCCTTTACAGAGCTCAAGGTTTCTCCCCCTCTATAATCTTtgtcacaacagccttgtgaggcaGGCTAGActaagacagtgactggcccagggcaGGATTTCAACCCTGGCTACCCAGGTCTTACGTCTACGTGGGGTGTGGAGGCATTCTGCAGAAAGGAATAGCAAGCCCCAAGGAAtcccaattaataataataaaaagaaggaaTGGTGAGAGAACTTGGTGCCCACTAAAGGTGCCCATTCAGAACCTCCAGTccaaaatatttaatttattcCTACCAGTCAAAAAAGCCTACAGTGTCTTAaaacactcacctcacagagtgtttgttgtgggggaggaagggaaacgagaatgttagccgctttgagactccctcgggtagtgataaagcgggatatcaaatccaaactcttcttcttcttaaaatatTTTGAACATGGAACAGACTCTCGGTTATGCTTATGAACAAAGCCACAAGTTATACAGTTCATTCAGTAAGCATCATATTCCAGATTCTCCTCCTCCAGGGGGTTGAGGTGGTGGTTGCTAGTAGTATGAAATTACAGTTTTGACAACTGAGTAGGTAGGTATTTGTACACCTAAGTATCCTAAGGATTCAATGACCCACTTAAATGAAAATGAACTGGACTGTTCAATGAAACAGCTCAGCAGATCAGTCCTGAAATACTGTGCTGATCCTCATTGGCAAGGAAGGTTTTCACCCTATGTCTAGGAACAAGTGTcttatattgtttttaaatgctaaCTACAATATGTCATTAAGTCCACTTGCTACTCCAGGGGAAAACTCAATGAGTATGCTCAAATCCACACCGCTGGGAGACCTtcaaatcaaatacagtggtacctcgacttatgaacgactcgacaaccgaatttttcgacttacgaatgggggtaatggttgcgcgcttatgaatgtctcgacatctggaaaaaaccgcggcggttttagatagggttgcttcaacttacgaatttttctgttttcaatgtattcctatgggaaatcgcgtttccaatggcatttttcgacttacgaagttgccttcggaatggattaaattcgtaagtcgaggcaccactgtatatctgcaAGCCATAAACACCTGCCATTTCCTGTTCCAAACGCTCATTAAAACCACAAATGAGAACACTCAGAACCCAAAAGTCTTGTCTTTTGAGTTTTGGTAGGCTTTTTGGAGCCTTTGAAAATGACGCTTAAGTTATCTCAGCAAAAGCTGTGCTGATATTTCCAAAACTGTCTTCCAAGCCCCCAAAGGTGGGCAACAGAGTCTCAATTTCTACTCTGGTGCTGGCAGCATCCCTCTTTGGCATCCGTCTCTCGCTCCTTACTCATTTTAGAACTACAAGCTGCTATTGTGGATTAGGTGTCATCAGACATGCTGGTATCTGAACTCCAAGTAAAATAATTAAATTCCTCCTTCAGCTGCTGTTGTCTTAAAAACCATACCACTTTTCCCAGAGACTTTGCAAAAACATTTGTTATTGTGCTGGAATGGACCTGCAGCTCCAAATCCACCATCCACTGAGAACTTCAGTCTccctttattttttaagaaacattttCATAGTGCAATGATGAAGATGCAGAATctctaaaaacagcaacagcaacaaacaaacaactttcatTTAAATTCTTAAACATTTGAGTTTAACACAAAATGGTTATCTCAGCAAAAGTTGCCGAAGAacagtcaaaataaaattaaatccaCTTATTTTAGAAACCGTAAGATGGTGTGCTGAACAGGTCAGGTTTAGCATAAATCTGCACACACTTGTTCCCTTATCCATCAATTAGAAACATACTTTGGGAAGCAAGTATTTGTTGTGCTTGATCTATGTCACTTGAAATCTCTCTTGGAAAATTCTAGTTGTTAGGACGTTGGGAACATGAGCAGACCCACCCCAGAGACTCTGCAAGATGGCATAGCTTTTGGTAAGCATTCCTAGCACATTACAGAAGCAAGAAAAATGTATTGAGTAATCAGCAAGCTCAGTAACTGGAACTAAGCATGTTCAGCCCAGAAGCAAGAATGGTAGGTATAACCAGGATTTCCAGAACAGCAGCCATTCTGCATGGCATGGGCAACATTCCTGCAGGTTGCTTGCACTGCTGATGAAAGCCCCCTTCCTCGATAGCCAGCACTGTTCTACTATTTCTGTGTGCTTATATAAAACCTATCAGCTCTCCAAGTAAACAATTAGGAGCAAGCATGTAGCATGGAAACTGTAAAGTGGCACATCTGAGGACGCAGGTATACTGAATTTTTTCTTCTATGAGCTTCAACATCTGAAGCTGAGAAGATGCAATAGAAATCAAAGAACTGTGTTTGAAAATCGCAAAAACAACTAAATGCTCCCATAACCAGTTGGCTTTATTCACAATATTCTGAAATATGAAAACTGAAGAGAAAGCGTTCACgaaataagaaaataaagaatGTTAAAAGGAAAGAACCATAGCCCATTTCCGTACAACAATATGCAGGGCGGACAGCCTCCACATTTTTGTTCTCCATCACTAAGGTGGAGTGGAATGGTCCGCTTCTTTGGTAGGCAGGCAATATGGATCGTCTGTTTTATAGGAGAAATAATGGAGATCCTGCTTGACAGCCATAAGCAAGCCGGGAACCCCTCGGGAGCCTCCAAGATGTGACGAAAACTCCACACTTGGGATGGAGTCAGTGGAAAATGGATGTGGAGAAGGGATAGTCCGTAGCAAATGAGCGTCTTGGAGACTCCAAATTCGTGTATAACAATCCTGGCCCACTgaggaaggaaaaaacaaaaattctagcaCCTAACAGCCCATTACGTCCATTTGATGAAATACTTGTTACATGTGAGCCTCTCCCTGTCTCCTCAATCATGCAAAGCTGCTTGCTGCAGCTGCAAGAGTTAAGCCAGGAGAATGGGACCGATTTTTACGGAGATGGTGGCCAGCAACATCAGAGGCCAAGGATAAATCTCAGCCAATTGTGGAGAGCAAAACACAAGCCCAGGAAATATATATGTGGAAGAAAGGGCAACTGAATCTCCCAGAGAGGAGAAATGTTCTGAAAATTTGGGTCAGCAGactaaatacattttttggagtCCTGGGCATGTTTCCTGTCAGCTATCAAGGTTTCTTCACAATTCAAATGCAGGACAGCATTATTTTCTATTTATAGGTTATACAAAGTCTGTCTGAAACACTGGTCAGCTGCTGCCAGTGTGGACAACACTAAGGCAGATGCACCAATATTTTGACTTGGTACAGTTACTGTGAGTGAATTGCACTGGATCCAGTGGCTGAACAACAATGGAAAAGCTCTCACTACACAGCCCTAGAGATATATAAAACATTTGTCAAAAACAACTACAGACAGCTTTGTCTCAACAGCCTTTAGCTATTCCTTAGGCAAACTCCATTTTGTGCATGACCATGTGTCCTACCTGCTGTAAGAAGCCCTTCTTCCTCATTGACATGCAAAGGCAGAATGCTATGTTCATTGTGATGACCGTGATATTCTTTCACACATTTTAGTTTTCTCAGATCCCAGAGCTTTATCTGTAAATGGACAGAGGAAGAGAACGAACACATCACTTAATCAAAGGAAAATCCTCAGAATGCTTAGGGACAAGGCAGTAAAAACAGTATTCATGGAATATTTCGTGATACAAACTGGATCTCTACCTGGCCTGCCATGTCTGCAGCCAGGAGGTACTGCTCATCCTTCAGAAGATTCACAGATGTGACTGCAGAGTCATGAAACAGCCGGAGGGTTTTCAACCCTTGCCCTATATTGATGGGTCGGCGGATATCAATGCTGAAAATCTCCCCTGAACGGCAGCCATTATACAGCACTGGAGCCTATAAAAGCCAAGGAACAAATTCAGTGGATTTCAACACTGCCTTACTACTTGTACCCAAACTCTCCTCcttaggtaccgtgtttcccacattttaagtctttttattattattactgtaagtacctccTTACGACTAGTAAGAACTGTACACTGCTTTAAGAAAGCAGGGCTACAAATGAAGGCAGGAAACCCAAAGCCAAACAATGGCAACAACACGAGGTCTTGGGAGCTTTACCCGGCACCAGCAGAGAGGAAAGAGACGCAGCGATTTCGCCTCTTGCCTGGGTTAGCCTTATTTATATCTGTGCAGAGCTAAACCTAAAGACCCAAAGGGcggagtgccgggggggggggagagagacctgcTCTTCCTTGGTCTCTGTTCCGCCCTGGGCTCTTCAGCAAAGTGATTCAAAAGTACACTCGCCACCATCATGACACGTACGTTAGCTCACCCCCACCCATTCTTCCTTTTACcggagagagagcagggaggggctgTGAGCGGAACTCAGGGAGACCTGGAATTCCCCGCCAACACCCAACAGCACCGATAAAACAGCGCTCCGCCCCGCCACAGCGTCGCGTTCACACGCCCCAGACAACTCGCCTCCCGCGAGCGCTCCGCTTCCCCCGCTACCCGAGTTCTGGCAGAGTCGGCAGGGCTTAGCGAAGAGGAAAGGCTTTTCTCCCGccctgctttctccttccttggctcccctccttccctttcaggcGCACCGACCCAGACACGAGAAACCCACTCACACAAGCCGCCCGCAGCAACGAGCTGAGCCAGGCGGCGAGCAGAGCAGCACCTTGCCTCGGACGgcatccaccgcctcctcctggcgCCGCTAACGCTGCCACCACCACGGTTGCCCCTGCCATTTTTCTGCCGGAAAGGGGTCTGCGGGAACCAGGCGAACCAACACGCAAGTGTCGTGCTCTTTTGCCCGGCTCTGCCCTTTACTTCCcgctgcctcccgccgccgctctgccttgggccatgcagccccagaacgtttcggcggcgcagctcctgccgccgcctgtcacccgccgccgctctgcttcgggccatgtggccccacaacattccggcggtgcggaaggggccagcagggctcccaaCGCCGAGGGGTTTCCCCGTCCGGGCGCTcggcccaagtggaaaaaaagtcctgggaagagcggggaggctcccagcgcgaCTCGCCTGGTGAcacgctcaattcatgcaccccctcccaactGGTTTCAAGCCTCTCaaggctctaaaggaaagcaagaaggtATGTCTtgtttttggggtatgtcttatatttcgcgaatgcataaaaaccctgccatggcttactttataactacgtattaaaaaaggggaaacatggtagtGAGGGGTTGAGTACCTGGGCTGTTCTCCCACCTCCATTTTATCCAAGCAACAACCATCTGAAATAAGCTACATGATATCACTCAAAGAAAACTAGGCAAATTCAATGACTAGGATCTGAACCCAGGTTTTCTGCACCAAAGTTGAGTGCTCTATCCACTACTCCATAGTACAACTTTACTGTCTCCTCAAAGCTTGTTCAAGTTGAGTGGTGACAACATTAACCACAGAAATTCAGGGCTATCATTGCCATGGACGATCTGTCTGGGTCTGCTTGTTGTACAAAAAGTCCTACCTGGGTGGCAAACTGCTGTGCGAGAGCATCACTGCTGATAGAAAATATTTGACGATGACCGGTCACTGCATTGGTCACATGGACTTGTTGACTTAAACCTAAGATGAAACAAAATATAAGCACCAGACAAGTAAATAGCTCCATAATGGAAGTGGTAAAGTATTGCACCTTACCTGTGCTAAAGTAATTATCAGCCTGAGGATTCAGACACCAAGCACAGGACCAGGCTGTGGAGATCTTGAAGCTGCACAACATTCCAGGTTGGTctcctaaaaagaaaaaggaagaagccaTTAGGAAAGTATCCTCAGCACCAGGTTTGTCTCCCAAAAACGGTATAGGGTACATATCTTTTATTATTCGCACCACTGTATCTTCAAAACATTCAAATGCAAAGAACACTTGAAGAGTTTCTGCCACACTGAACAGCTTAACTGACGAcccaacacctgctttgcatgcctgCCAGGGAGCAAGGCCACAATCCACTTAGACCAAAGCAGTCCCATTTACTTTAGTCAAACTGCTTTGAGGAAGGAATTCTGATGAATAAATTGCACAATGCACCCCCAAATCCCATCTTTTATAAGTATGCCCTCTACCCAAAGCATATGCTTGCCTCTTTCAGTGGTTGAACATTAGCAATGTGCTTCggacataattaaaaaaaaaaccatgttcaATAAAGGGAGCAAAACAGAGAGAAGGCTGACTAGTTACCTAAACTAAGCCAACAAAATCCAGAGGCCTGGACATAAGGCAATGTCAGTGTCATTCTTATAACACTGAGAAAAATCATACTTGGGAACTGTAAAACTGGTATGTCTCATATAGCATCTCTACATGTCTCATATAGCATCTCTACATGCCTACGACTTCACCCAACAGATATACACTACCTGCATTAGAGTTATTGAACAAAGATGCTGGAAGCAGGCTGGCACAGCCGAGAGTTTCTGCAATGCCCATGAGGTACAGCTTGATGGAGGTAGTTAAGGATATTAAAGAGACAATATAGACAGCTCTCGCAGGAACAGAATATGTCACTTTAAATCAGCCCAAGAAGCAGATCTCCCTCTGCCACAATTGCACTAATAAATATTTCACTAGAAAACAGGAGATTTCAGAGCATTTCAAGATGTACAACATGCACTATCAAGAAAGCATCATAGATAAAAGTGTTAACTTacagggttccccacccccatttaaacCAAAGTCTCCAATCTCTGGTCCCTACTTTTACCACGGATGCTAAGAATAAACCGAAGGAAATCACAGATAAATGATTGAAGTCATGTTCCTCCTCTTTGTACCACAAACCACAAAAACACTGCAGTAGTGTTACTTAATTTAAGTTCAAAGCCCCAGAACAGAAAACTTATTTTTCTAGAGCCATACTGAAGAGAACATGATTTTCATGTTTTTTGGGAGGGATCTAAATGGTGCACATCCTCCatgcgtgcctggagttgttcagcaaccacccgctcaatcaccttgcccgaaaatggaagatttgagactgggcgatagttggccatattggccaggtccaaagatgttttttaagaagcggtttaataaccgccactttcagcgggtctgggaaggctccctcacagagggaagcattaaCCACCCcgtggagcccatcgcccagcccttgcTGGCTCGCTTTTatgatcaaggagacaggtggctggtttcacttctccaagcagcctgtccacatcctcagaggtaataGATTGGAACTGATCCCATGCAACATGACCAGATAGGACCCTAACACTCTTCCACCCCTGCCTGACTCCCACTGCGGAGCCTACCTCCTTCTGAATCTGAGCAACTATCTGCAAAgatcattgcaggagatattgagATAGTCACCAGGCCCTGATGGTGAAGGTGGTTCGGCTAGATTGCAAACCACCTGCTGTTCTCTGCAGATCCAATAgaggtgaagaaggtcctctttgtCGTCGCtatcaccacttggtaggctcaacattgagctctaaccagtGTTCGGTCTCACTCGGAATGAGTTTTCAGCCACCAGTGCTCTAGCCGTGTCAGCGATTGTTTTATCATCCTCAGCTCCAGGGGAAACTATGGGGccgtccgggctccatgcaatcggagagggtgctttggagccagacagtcaatagcatTTCAGTTTTTATAAAAAGGATATAACACATGGGAATCCGGATGACTTAGTGAGGCCCAACACACAGAATTCAccttgaaaataaacaaaaacacagaaaatgCCTATTGGAACAAGGATATATGAATGCAGATAGATTAACTGAACAGGCTAGTGATGAAAGTATAAccctgctccccccgccccctgaaaATGAATAGGAAGCTGGCAATTATTTCAGACTGAACACAATCCACTTAATAAATGAGAATTCATAGATTTCATACAGAGTGGCATagctctttaaccaggcctttggctattaaacaatttatggccttttaaaagtgtgtttgtgGGGGATGTGTGcaattgtttctctttttttaacgTTGTATTTTTAGACTGTAAACTGAACTGCAATCTTTGGGAAAGGGTCTCATCTCTATGGTTATAAGGACTGATATTGCACCCTTCAAAAACTTGTTTAAGCAGAGATGAAACATGTTCCCAATGTCTGGTCTTGGTTTAGCAGTCTTGCAACTGAATTCTGAAGAGAGTTTCCTTATTCAAACCACATGAGTTACAATAATCTAACCTGGAACACAAATAACTGTGGCTAGGTTCTCACGCAAGAGCAGACCAGCTTATGAGACCAGAGGCTTATCTAGTTCAACATCCCATGTCCCATAGTGATCAAATCAGATGGCTATGGAAAGTCCATAAGCAGAACCCAAGTAAAATGGTCCTCTCCATGTGTTGCTCCCtagcaactaatattcagaaaTCTACTTAAGTGCTCCACATTTCTGCTTAGTCTCAATTGTAAGGGTTAAAGAgaataaataaattctaaactTGAAAGAAGGACAGAGCAGTACCTTGCGGTTTGTAAAATACAGGTTGTCATACATTTCCACAGAAAGAGTATTCTTCCCCAAACCACTGAGGTTGACAATACCACATTTACATCCTCCGTGCTCTACATCATTCACAGTGAATATTCTTTCAGAGGCACTGTCCGCCTGCAAAAGCAAGGTGTGAATTGCTGAGGGGTTACTTTTTTTCCAAGGAGGGCTTTTCCACTAATGAAGAAAATAGCAAGCTCATCTCAAAATATTACAGAAAGATTATCAAGTTGCCAAATGCCCCCCTGCCACCCACCCTGCCCCAAGATCCAgctcaggggccagcaacctttttcagccgtcccgtccctcagaccatgtggtgggccggactatattttggaagaaaatatgaacaaattcctatgccacacaaataacccagagatgcatgttaaataaaaggacacattctgctcatgtaaaaacacgctgattcccagaccgtctgcgggccggattgagaaggcgattgggccgcatccggcccacaggccttag
The nucleotide sequence above comes from Zootoca vivipara chromosome 1, rZooViv1.1, whole genome shotgun sequence. Encoded proteins:
- the DCAF4 gene encoding DDB1- and CUL4-associated factor 4, which codes for MKRNCWRGRICWRDNRRPGPNQSWRIRHRWTSLARLGSREEPPEDPDTSQDESPSTSSDLFQNFPPPELPGFYYDAEKNRYFRLLPGHNNCNPLTNESIQHKKMESQRLKLLEEEEKCMKKTSRIGLNSSIILRKRQLGLPSSINYRRSIHELKVNCMQRRKLEIESPDSSVSGSNNFKLIMADSASERIFTVNDVEHGGCKCGIVNLSGLGKNTLSVEMYDNLYFTNRKVNSVCWASLSHPDSHVLLYLMGIAETLGCASLLPASLFNNSNAGDQPGMLCSFKISTAWSCAWCLNPQADNYFSTGLSQQVHVTNAVTGHRQIFSISSDALAQQFATQAPVLYNGCRSGEIFSIDIRRPINIGQGLKTLRLFHDSAVTSVNLLKDEQYLLAADMAGQIKLWDLRKLKCVKEYHGHHNEHSILPLHVNEEEGLLTAVGQDCYTRIWSLQDAHLLRTIPSPHPFSTDSIPSVEFSSHLGGSRGVPGLLMAVKQDLHYFSYKTDDPYCLPTKEADHSTPP